In Synechocystis sp. PCC 6714, the following are encoded in one genomic region:
- a CDS encoding YkvA family protein translates to MASTVKQKYSDTGFWQKIKNFSLKAGREVTEKALWLYYAAQEKDTPLWAKTAIFSALAYFICPIDSVPDVIPVAGYTDDLGVIAAAIGMVSMYVTDSVKAKARQSVKNIFG, encoded by the coding sequence ATGGCCTCTACTGTTAAGCAAAAATACTCGGACACAGGATTTTGGCAAAAAATCAAGAACTTTTCTCTGAAAGCGGGACGAGAAGTTACCGAAAAAGCTCTTTGGCTTTACTATGCTGCGCAAGAGAAAGATACTCCGTTATGGGCAAAAACAGCTATTTTTAGTGCCCTAGCTTATTTTATTTGCCCTATTGACTCTGTTCCTGATGTTATCCCAGTCGCTGGGTACACTGATGATCTAGGCGTAATAGCTGCAGCAATTGGAATGGTCTCTATGTACGTTACAGATTCCGTCAAAGCAAAAGCAAGACAAAGCGTTAAAAATATATTTGGTTAG
- the rplU gene encoding 50S ribosomal protein L21, with translation MSYAIIEIGGTQIRVEPGRFYEINHLDGAPEDSYVVDKVLLVKDGDNVTIGQPYVDGATVEGEILSHRRGRKVIVYKMQPKKKTRKKRGHRQELTRLLVKSISVNGTAIAKAEEIDAKTPVVAG, from the coding sequence ATGAGTTACGCCATTATTGAAATTGGGGGAACCCAGATTCGGGTCGAGCCCGGCCGTTTCTACGAGATCAACCACCTGGACGGCGCACCGGAGGACAGCTACGTTGTCGATAAAGTGCTTTTGGTCAAAGACGGCGACAATGTCACCATCGGCCAGCCCTATGTGGACGGAGCCACCGTGGAAGGGGAAATTCTTTCCCACCGTCGGGGTCGCAAGGTCATTGTTTACAAAATGCAACCCAAAAAGAAAACCCGCAAAAAACGGGGTCACCGCCAAGAACTAACCCGCCTGTTGGTGAAATCCATCTCCGTCAACGGCACGGCGATCGCCAAGGCAGAAGAAATTGATGCCAAAACCCCAGTGGTGGCTGGTTAA
- a CDS encoding FHA domain-containing protein, giving the protein MTSYYPTLQIKRGEYFCKVIEIKPYESKYEYFVGRQSDDYTAKNSTDLVRVERNRIILLNKEKVISRKHLTLTREIDGWFVIDHSRNGTILVRSSAQIKIDELKDRKCLVTDGDHIIIEDWELIFCDPDTTVNKKIFLPPSYPWVFSLSQQSLFHIKKGKRIKVALAPQPTKALACMALRNINNCGRPVVCTYQDLIEAIWGENSFGITPERIHPIMQKIRQVFEDQQKFECEPDDPKQLLETKNGEGYLLNIHCEH; this is encoded by the coding sequence ATGACTAGTTATTATCCAACTTTACAAATTAAAAGAGGTGAATATTTTTGTAAAGTTATTGAAATAAAGCCTTATGAGTCCAAATATGAATATTTCGTGGGGCGGCAAAGTGATGACTATACTGCAAAGAATTCAACTGATTTAGTGAGGGTAGAACGTAATCGTATTATATTGTTAAATAAAGAGAAAGTCATTTCACGTAAACACCTGACTCTCACAAGGGAAATAGATGGTTGGTTTGTGATTGATCACAGTCGTAATGGAACTATCCTTGTCAGGTCTTCTGCACAAATAAAAATTGATGAGTTAAAAGATAGAAAATGTCTAGTTACTGATGGAGATCATATTATTATTGAAGATTGGGAATTAATATTTTGCGATCCAGATACGACAGTTAACAAAAAAATATTTTTACCTCCTTCTTATCCTTGGGTATTTAGTCTTAGTCAGCAATCACTTTTTCATATTAAAAAAGGAAAAAGAATAAAGGTTGCGCTTGCCCCTCAACCGACAAAAGCTCTAGCATGTATGGCCCTACGCAACATAAATAACTGTGGCAGACCAGTGGTGTGTACTTATCAAGATTTGATTGAAGCAATTTGGGGAGAAAATAGTTTTGGTATTACGCCTGAGCGCATTCACCCAATTATGCAAAAAATTCGACAAGTATTTGAAGACCAACAAAAATTTGAGTGTGAACCAGATGATCCAAAACAGTTATTAGAAACCAAAAACGGTGAAGGTTACTTACTTAATATCCATTGTGAACATTGA
- a CDS encoding VOC family protein, whose translation MMASTIFHLAIPVNDIPKTKEFYCDRLGAKAGRETDKAVILDFYGHQVVAHVTQEPLVKPQSIYPRHFGLVFTAEADWFALCDRVEAQGIAYHLPPKLRFVGELTEHRTFFLADPFHNYLEFKWYRHREAIFGVKEFLAVGDR comes from the coding sequence ATGATGGCTTCAACTATTTTTCATCTCGCCATTCCCGTTAATGATATTCCGAAAACTAAGGAGTTTTACTGCGATCGCCTGGGGGCTAAGGCCGGTCGGGAAACGGATAAAGCAGTAATTTTAGATTTCTATGGCCATCAAGTGGTGGCCCATGTTACCCAGGAACCGTTGGTAAAACCACAGAGCATCTATCCCCGGCATTTTGGCTTAGTATTCACCGCTGAGGCGGATTGGTTTGCCCTCTGTGACCGAGTGGAAGCCCAGGGCATTGCCTATCATTTACCACCCAAGTTGCGTTTTGTCGGAGAGTTGACGGAGCATCGTACTTTTTTCCTGGCTGACCCCTTCCATAATTATCTGGAATTCAAATGGTACCGTCACCGGGAAGCAATTTTCGGTGTGAAGGAGTTTCTGGCCGTTGGCGATCGATAG
- a CDS encoding DUF4079 domain-containing protein translates to MFPLLALEIPEPIKIYGQFGHPIMMWALFFTSVYAMWLGFQSRQIRSADAEKRKELIKKDVKGKHFILGSLLLSLMVLGTIGGMAVTYINNGKLFVGPHLIVGLAMVGLIATAAALVPWMQKGNETARLTHITLNITLIGLFGWQAFTGVEIVQRIISKLGS, encoded by the coding sequence ATGTTTCCTCTACTGGCCCTTGAGATTCCTGAACCGATTAAAATTTATGGCCAATTTGGCCACCCCATTATGATGTGGGCGCTGTTCTTTACTTCTGTGTATGCCATGTGGCTGGGCTTCCAGTCTCGGCAAATTCGTTCGGCGGATGCGGAAAAACGCAAGGAATTAATTAAAAAGGATGTTAAGGGTAAACACTTTATCCTTGGCTCTCTCTTACTTTCTCTGATGGTGTTGGGCACCATTGGCGGCATGGCCGTTACCTATATTAACAATGGCAAACTGTTTGTCGGCCCCCACTTGATCGTTGGTCTAGCCATGGTTGGTTTAATCGCCACAGCGGCGGCTTTGGTCCCCTGGATGCAAAAGGGCAATGAAACGGCCCGCTTAACCCACATCACCCTGAACATCACCTTGATTGGTTTATTTGGCTGGCAAGCTTTCACCGGGGTGGAAATTGTCCAAAGAATTATTAGCAAATTGGGTTCCTAG
- the mutS gene encoding DNA mismatch repair protein MutS, whose product MTDTPFLGTVKEPQRDYHGLDRQKLTPMFQHYTEVKEQYQGALLLYRVGDFFECFFQDAVIIARELELILTSKEGGKEIGRVAMTGVPHHALDRYARQLVEKGYAVAICDQVEDAAEAQAEKRMVERQVTKLLTPGTLTDDSMLPAKRNNFLAAIALVDDKWGLAHADISTGEFFTCQSSNLDDLAVELLRLQPSEVLIPTSAPDIRNILRPGEPSEYIPKQLPISFCYSLRSQVPFSLVEAKQRLLTTFRVKSLEGMGCENLPLAIRAAGGLLEYIEDTQKAHVVPIQPLKTYALTDFLILDHQTRRNLEINQTVRDGSFHGSLLWALDRTSTTMGGRALRRWLLEPLLDLKGIEARQKTIQELYENAPLRQDLRQLLRQIYDLERLTGRVGAGTASARDVYGLASSLVRLTDLAELAQEGHSPYLKALQKVPPELEELGKYVLAHLVENPPLHIREGNLIRSGVNQALDEMRQSSEDDNQWLANLEVTEREKTGIANLKVGYNKAFGYYLSLPRSKSEQAPENYIRKQTLVNEERYITPELKERETRILTAQAALNQLEYEIFTEVRATVAEKAQPIREVAKAVAAIDVLAGLAEVAVYQGYCRPTMQTEPGLIDIEAGRHPVVEQSLGAGFFVANNTQLGHDHWHPDLVILTGPNASGKSCYLRQVGLIQLMAQTGSFIPAKSATLSICDRIFTRVGAVDDLATGQSTFMVEMNETANILNHATAKSLVLLDEIGRGTATFDGLAIAWSVAEYLAGEIQARTIFATHYHELNELASLLENVANFQVTVKELPEEIIFLHQVTPGGADKSYGIEAGRLAGLPSSVITRARQVMAQIEKHSKIAVGLRKGNRGKMMAGQTDTAIAEDTAKQLDIFGF is encoded by the coding sequence ATGACTGATACTCCCTTCCTCGGCACAGTTAAAGAACCCCAACGGGACTATCACGGGCTCGATCGCCAAAAGTTGACGCCGATGTTCCAACATTACACCGAGGTCAAGGAACAATATCAGGGTGCTCTTTTGTTATATCGGGTGGGGGACTTTTTTGAGTGTTTTTTCCAGGATGCGGTGATCATTGCTAGGGAATTAGAACTGATCTTAACCAGCAAGGAGGGGGGCAAGGAAATTGGCCGGGTAGCCATGACCGGTGTGCCCCACCATGCCCTGGACCGTTACGCTCGGCAGTTGGTGGAAAAAGGCTACGCCGTGGCCATCTGTGACCAAGTGGAGGATGCCGCCGAAGCCCAGGCGGAAAAGCGGATGGTGGAACGGCAAGTAACTAAGTTACTCACCCCCGGCACTTTGACCGATGACAGTATGCTCCCCGCCAAGCGCAATAATTTCCTGGCGGCGATCGCCTTGGTGGACGATAAATGGGGCCTAGCCCATGCGGATATTTCCACCGGGGAATTTTTCACCTGCCAATCCAGCAACTTGGACGATTTGGCGGTGGAATTACTCAGATTACAACCGTCGGAGGTCCTCATTCCCACTTCAGCTCCGGATATCCGTAATATTTTGCGGCCGGGGGAACCATCAGAATATATTCCTAAACAATTGCCCATTAGTTTTTGCTATTCCCTCCGCTCCCAAGTTCCCTTTTCTTTGGTGGAAGCAAAACAACGGCTACTAACTACTTTTCGAGTTAAATCTTTGGAAGGGATGGGCTGTGAAAACTTACCTTTAGCAATCCGGGCTGCCGGTGGTTTGTTGGAATACATTGAAGATACCCAAAAAGCCCATGTGGTACCCATCCAGCCATTAAAAACCTACGCGTTAACGGATTTTTTGATTCTGGATCACCAAACCCGCCGCAACTTAGAAATTAATCAAACAGTGCGGGATGGTAGTTTCCATGGTTCCCTACTGTGGGCTTTGGACCGCACCAGCACCACCATGGGTGGTCGAGCTTTACGCCGTTGGTTGCTGGAACCATTGTTGGACCTAAAAGGCATTGAAGCTCGCCAAAAAACCATCCAAGAACTGTACGAAAATGCTCCCCTGCGTCAGGATTTACGGCAACTATTACGGCAAATTTATGACTTGGAGCGATTAACGGGACGGGTGGGGGCTGGCACCGCCAGTGCCAGGGATGTGTACGGTTTGGCTTCTTCTTTGGTGCGATTAACGGATTTAGCCGAGCTAGCCCAGGAAGGCCATAGTCCCTATTTAAAGGCTTTGCAAAAAGTACCACCGGAATTAGAAGAATTGGGCAAATATGTGTTGGCCCATCTTGTGGAAAATCCCCCTTTACATATTCGTGAAGGTAACTTAATCCGCAGTGGGGTTAATCAGGCCTTAGATGAAATGCGCCAAAGTTCGGAGGACGATAACCAATGGTTAGCCAATTTAGAAGTCACAGAACGGGAAAAAACCGGCATTGCCAATTTAAAAGTAGGGTACAACAAAGCCTTTGGTTATTATCTCAGTTTGCCCCGCAGTAAGTCGGAACAAGCTCCGGAGAATTACATTCGTAAACAGACTTTAGTTAATGAGGAAAGATATATCACACCGGAATTAAAGGAGCGGGAAACCAGGATTCTCACTGCCCAGGCCGCATTGAATCAATTGGAGTATGAAATTTTTACTGAAGTGCGGGCCACCGTGGCGGAAAAAGCCCAACCGATCCGGGAAGTGGCCAAGGCCGTAGCGGCGATCGATGTGTTAGCCGGTTTAGCGGAAGTGGCAGTTTACCAAGGTTATTGCCGTCCCACCATGCAAACGGAACCGGGTTTAATTGACATTGAAGCGGGGCGCCATCCGGTGGTGGAGCAATCCTTGGGGGCCGGCTTTTTTGTCGCTAATAATACCCAATTGGGCCATGACCATTGGCATCCCGATTTGGTCATTTTGACAGGGCCCAACGCCAGCGGCAAAAGTTGCTATCTGCGCCAAGTTGGATTAATACAATTAATGGCCCAGACTGGCAGTTTTATTCCTGCAAAATCAGCAACCTTAAGCATTTGTGACCGTATTTTTACCCGGGTAGGGGCAGTGGATGATCTAGCTACGGGGCAGTCAACTTTTATGGTAGAAATGAATGAAACTGCCAATATTCTCAACCATGCCACCGCTAAATCTTTGGTGTTACTGGATGAAATTGGTCGGGGGACTGCTACCTTTGATGGTTTGGCGATCGCCTGGTCGGTGGCGGAATATTTAGCGGGGGAAATCCAAGCTCGGACAATTTTTGCCACCCACTATCACGAACTGAACGAATTGGCTTCTCTACTAGAAAATGTGGCTAATTTTCAAGTTACGGTCAAAGAATTACCGGAGGAAATTATCTTTTTACACCAAGTTACACCGGGGGGAGCGGATAAATCCTATGGCATTGAAGCAGGACGTTTAGCAGGATTACCTAGTTCCGTTATTACTAGGGCCCGGCAGGTAATGGCCCAGATTGAAAAACATAGTAAAATCGCCGTCGGTTTACGCAAGGGTAATCGCGGCAAAATGATGGCTGGTCAAACGGATACTGCAATAGCGGAAGACACAGCCAAACAATTAGATATTTTTGGTTTTTAA
- a CDS encoding lipid-A-disaccharide synthase, with amino-acid sequence MQTLPVLTNPVDVLILSNGPGEVTTWVRPVVHALRQLPAGDRLRISVMLSPCPHAMGKEAEVVRSYPEVDRVQGSEHFWNFLLWGKTAEQWSWHSQGVVLFLGGDQFFALAIAKRLGYRSVVYGEWDARWPQLIDAFGVMNEQVRQALPKRYQPKARVVGDLMVDVDTTDSPVAPSPKPLVGLLPGSKATKLSQGVPLEVAIAVELQKTHPQCQFVLFLAPTVDLPQLQGYGRVESNPLVSTMGNIEIEVVEKDGQEPYLLTTTGLRIDICRQFPALTELKKLTFALTTVGANTAQLGALGIPMVILLPTQHTEALKHLDGLPGLIARIPWVGAQSIRLINYLIAKKKRLFAWPNLWAGREIVPELLGDLTPAGVASQLTPWLDHPEQLTHIRQQLQQVRGQSGAAIAMAELVAEQIIVQQKPVRMSLTK; translated from the coding sequence TTGCAAACTTTGCCCGTATTAACCAATCCCGTTGATGTTTTAATCCTGTCCAATGGCCCAGGGGAAGTGACCACCTGGGTTCGTCCCGTTGTGCATGCTTTACGTCAATTACCGGCTGGCGATCGCCTGAGAATTTCGGTGATGCTTTCCCCCTGTCCCCATGCCATGGGCAAGGAAGCGGAGGTGGTCCGCAGTTATCCCGAAGTGGATCGGGTGCAGGGCAGTGAACATTTTTGGAATTTCCTGCTCTGGGGGAAAACGGCGGAACAATGGTCTTGGCATTCCCAAGGGGTGGTTCTTTTTCTGGGGGGAGATCAATTCTTCGCCCTGGCGATCGCCAAAAGGTTGGGTTATCGTTCGGTGGTCTATGGGGAGTGGGATGCCCGCTGGCCCCAGTTGATTGATGCGTTTGGGGTGATGAATGAGCAGGTGCGCCAAGCATTACCAAAGCGTTATCAGCCCAAGGCTAGGGTGGTGGGGGATTTAATGGTGGATGTGGATACCACCGATTCCCCCGTCGCTCCATCGCCAAAACCGTTAGTTGGCCTACTGCCCGGTTCCAAAGCCACTAAACTCAGCCAAGGGGTACCCCTGGAAGTGGCGATCGCCGTGGAGTTACAGAAAACCCATCCCCAATGCCAGTTTGTGCTCTTCTTGGCGCCCACAGTGGATTTGCCTCAATTACAGGGTTACGGCCGGGTGGAGTCCAATCCTTTGGTAAGTACCATGGGCAACATTGAAATAGAAGTGGTGGAAAAAGACGGGCAAGAACCCTATCTGTTGACAACAACGGGGTTAAGAATTGACATTTGTCGCCAATTTCCCGCTTTGACAGAGTTGAAAAAACTAACCTTTGCTTTAACCACTGTGGGGGCCAACACCGCTCAGTTGGGAGCCTTGGGCATTCCCATGGTGATTTTATTGCCCACCCAACACACGGAAGCCCTCAAACATTTAGACGGCCTGCCGGGATTAATTGCCCGCATTCCCTGGGTGGGGGCACAATCCATCCGTTTGATTAATTACCTCATTGCCAAGAAAAAACGTCTTTTTGCCTGGCCCAATCTCTGGGCCGGTCGGGAAATTGTGCCGGAATTGTTGGGGGATTTAACTCCCGCCGGAGTAGCCAGCCAATTGACCCCCTGGTTAGACCATCCTGAACAGTTAACCCACATACGTCAACAACTGCAACAGGTGCGGGGCCAGTCCGGAGCGGCGATCGCCATGGCAGAGTTAGTTGCAGAACAAATCATCGTACAGCAGAAACCAGTTAGGATGAGTTTGACAAAATAG
- the hypA gene encoding hydrogenase maturation nickel metallochaperone HypA, whose protein sequence is MHEVSLMEQTLAIAIAQAQDHGASKIHRLTLRVGQQSGVVADALRFAFEVVRQNTIADGAKLEIEEIPVTCHCQNCQQSFQPEDWIYRCPQCDRISQTVLDGKQLELASLELS, encoded by the coding sequence ATGCATGAAGTTAGTTTGATGGAACAAACCCTGGCGATCGCCATTGCCCAGGCGCAAGACCATGGGGCCAGTAAAATTCACCGTTTAACCCTGCGGGTGGGGCAACAGTCCGGGGTAGTGGCCGATGCCCTACGATTTGCGTTTGAAGTGGTGCGACAAAACACCATCGCTGACGGAGCAAAATTAGAGATTGAAGAAATCCCCGTTACTTGCCACTGCCAAAACTGCCAACAAAGTTTTCAGCCGGAGGATTGGATCTATCGCTGTCCCCAATGCGACCGGATTAGCCAAACGGTGCTGGATGGTAAACAGTTGGAATTAGCCTCTCTGGAACTGAGTTGA
- a CDS encoding YcjF family protein, with the protein MENFDLNSVVTEAIKEALKERGHVNILIAGRTGVGKSTLINSVFQGNFATTGQGRPVTQHTREIKKEGVPLSIFDTRGLEMADFSETLEELRQFVINKSNSSDSKEHIHVAWICIAEDLRRVEPAEEELVKLFSSYMSVIVVITKARQDKVHDSDGQVKSFHQIVQSQLPLAKNVIRVRAIQEELDEGHILPPIGLHDLVKLTMEVVPEGTQRAFVAAQKVDLELKRRKSRKIVLAAAAAAGSVGVSPIPFSDAVAIVPIQVGMLAVISATFGLTLDQSFLVTIVGAFAAGVGGTFVGRAIVSNILKMIPGVGSIAGGAISATTAATITTTLGEIYINVLYSLFANNNGEPPSQEEISVAIKKQLALP; encoded by the coding sequence ATGGAAAACTTCGATTTAAATTCAGTCGTCACAGAGGCAATTAAGGAAGCTTTAAAAGAGAGAGGTCATGTCAATATTTTGATTGCAGGAAGAACTGGTGTAGGCAAAAGTACTTTAATTAATTCTGTTTTTCAAGGAAATTTTGCAACAACTGGCCAAGGTCGTCCTGTCACTCAACATACAAGAGAAATAAAGAAAGAAGGCGTTCCCCTTTCTATCTTTGATACTCGTGGTTTGGAAATGGCAGATTTTTCAGAAACTCTCGAAGAACTCCGCCAGTTCGTCATCAACAAAAGTAATAGCTCAGATTCCAAAGAGCACATTCATGTTGCCTGGATTTGCATTGCGGAAGACCTGCGTCGTGTTGAACCAGCAGAGGAAGAGTTAGTTAAACTATTTAGCAGTTATATGTCAGTTATTGTGGTTATAACTAAGGCAAGGCAAGATAAAGTTCATGATTCCGATGGACAGGTAAAATCATTTCACCAAATAGTTCAATCACAGTTACCATTAGCAAAAAATGTTATCCGTGTTAGGGCCATCCAAGAAGAACTAGATGAAGGTCATATTTTACCTCCGATAGGATTACATGATTTAGTAAAGTTAACAATGGAAGTAGTGCCTGAGGGAACTCAGAGGGCATTTGTTGCCGCTCAGAAAGTGGATCTAGAACTTAAAAGAAGGAAATCCAGGAAAATAGTATTAGCAGCGGCGGCGGCGGCAGGATCTGTAGGAGTTTCGCCAATTCCATTTTCAGATGCAGTAGCGATTGTTCCGATTCAAGTTGGAATGCTTGCTGTTATTTCAGCTACCTTTGGACTCACCCTAGATCAAAGCTTTTTAGTGACTATTGTAGGGGCATTTGCGGCCGGAGTCGGCGGAACATTTGTGGGTCGAGCTATTGTTTCAAATATTTTAAAGATGATACCTGGGGTTGGCTCTATTGCCGGAGGAGCTATTTCCGCTACTACTGCGGCAACGATAACTACTACATTGGGAGAAATTTATATCAATGTATTATATTCCCTCTTCGCCAACAACAATGGAGAACCTCCATCTCAAGAGGAAATAAGTGTTGCTATTAAAAAACAGTTGGCACTACCTTAG
- a CDS encoding M15 family metallopeptidase, protein MSFATPPKPYLAVPIQDCGEPLAPINLEGVKLIHPHPYQKLGTDYQGRSPYMLRTGVLKRLDQARLTLADIEPTWQILVFDAYRPIAIQQFMVEYTFAEIVARDGLQGQSLTPEQRENIYQQVYQIWAIPSDNPLTPPPHSTGAALDITLLDQSGEPVDMGGEIDELSPRSHPNYYQTAQPESDVEKEQFQLYQQRRELLNIIMESAGFLRHPGEWWHFSQGDQLWAWQYNQQHPDRQKIAYYGRVE, encoded by the coding sequence ATGTCCTTTGCTACTCCGCCCAAACCCTATCTTGCTGTTCCCATCCAAGATTGCGGTGAACCCCTTGCCCCCATCAACCTAGAGGGCGTTAAGTTAATCCATCCCCATCCCTACCAAAAGTTAGGAACTGACTACCAAGGGCGATCGCCATACATGCTACGTACTGGAGTATTAAAAAGATTGGATCAAGCTCGGCTGACATTGGCTGACATTGAACCGACATGGCAAATTTTGGTGTTTGATGCCTATCGACCCATCGCCATTCAACAATTTATGGTGGAGTATACCTTTGCTGAAATTGTGGCTAGGGACGGTTTACAAGGCCAGTCATTAACCCCTGAACAAAGGGAAAATATTTATCAGCAGGTCTACCAAATTTGGGCTATCCCTAGTGATAATCCCCTCACCCCTCCCCCCCACAGCACCGGAGCGGCCTTGGATATAACCTTACTGGATCAATCGGGGGAACCTGTGGATATGGGGGGAGAAATTGACGAACTGTCCCCCCGTTCTCACCCTAATTATTATCAAACAGCACAGCCAGAAAGTGACGTCGAAAAAGAACAGTTTCAACTCTACCAACAACGCCGGGAATTATTAAATATCATTATGGAAAGTGCGGGATTTTTGCGCCATCCGGGGGAATGGTGGCATTTTTCCCAAGGGGATCAACTCTGGGCTTGGCAATATAATCAACAACATCCCGATCGCCAAAAGATTGCCTATTACGGCCGGGTTGAATGA
- a CDS encoding DUF29 domain-containing protein, with the protein MVFIQQKMLYEQDFTLWTEETVQLLKHQDFAQVDWDNLIEEIETLGRNERHAVDSLLSRLLEHLLKRCFVDCPGSFRGWEIEIRNFRQDIKKRLKNSPSLKPFLLEIFPESYQDALSAMREDYPNTFFPDVSPFPGELESLLNDKFWLSFYDKNL; encoded by the coding sequence ATGGTATTTATACAACAAAAAATGCTTTATGAGCAGGACTTTACCCTGTGGACAGAAGAAACAGTCCAGCTATTAAAACATCAAGATTTTGCTCAAGTTGATTGGGATAACTTAATTGAGGAAATAGAGACTTTGGGCAGAAATGAACGTCACGCCGTTGATAGTTTGTTATCCCGTTTACTAGAGCATTTATTAAAACGTTGTTTTGTCGATTGTCCGGGGTCTTTTCGGGGTTGGGAAATCGAAATTCGTAATTTTCGCCAAGACATTAAAAAAAGATTAAAAAATTCCCCTAGCCTCAAACCATTTCTGTTGGAGATTTTCCCTGAATCTTACCAGGATGCCCTATCAGCAATGAGAGAAGATTATCCCAACACGTTTTTTCCAGATGTTTCTCCTTTCCCTGGAGAGCTAGAAAGTTTACTGAATGATAAGTTTTGGCTAAGTTTTTATGACAAAAATCTGTAA
- the rpmA gene encoding 50S ribosomal protein L27 yields MAHKKGTGSTRNGRDSNAQRLGVKRYGGQTVTAGSIIIRQRGTQVHPGNNVGRGSDDTLYSLIDGVVKFEYKTRSRRKVSVYPVAAE; encoded by the coding sequence ATGGCCCATAAGAAAGGAACGGGGAGTACCCGGAACGGTCGGGATTCTAACGCCCAGCGCTTAGGAGTCAAACGCTACGGTGGTCAAACCGTCACCGCCGGTAGCATCATCATTCGTCAACGGGGCACCCAAGTTCACCCTGGCAATAACGTCGGCCGGGGCAGTGACGACACCCTTTATTCTTTGATTGACGGTGTGGTTAAGTTTGAGTACAAAACCAGAAGCCGCCGCAAAGTGAGCGTTTATCCCGTCGCCGCTGAATAA
- the lptC gene encoding LPS export ABC transporter periplasmic protein LptC: MLTSFFLPLRRFSSVLLGGLIFSTLMLSSCAPPDPLEQRSQPPPPKEESSLTLNNATLEQANAKGQTVWKIQVREARYSPDGRNATLVEVKGDFYENGKVVLQVKADKGEIIEDGKALFLRENIVALDPRNKAVLRAQEVEWQTESSVLIARQNLKGEHPDLTVTAKEGRYETKDQRLIVSGDVVAVTEHNTKGQNQPKDPRRLELKTDSVTWEINKDRVFGDRPLTLVRFVDKTATDEVKSDRAELLLKKQLVHLAGLNQFKSIQPPLQIAAEPISWSYLNRFVTTDNPISIVDYEQQITVRGNRGFVNLADGVAKLEQGTNTTSQTQQSQLYADELTYNFGPQTLEAKGNIIYEQHKGVKFNLTGDLAQGSLPDNNVVVTSTSPERVVTEIFPNQ; the protein is encoded by the coding sequence TTGCTAACTTCATTTTTTTTGCCCCTACGTCGTTTTTCCTCTGTTTTATTGGGGGGATTGATTTTTAGCACGTTGATGCTAAGCAGCTGTGCTCCCCCCGATCCCCTGGAACAGCGTAGTCAACCACCGCCACCCAAGGAAGAAAGTAGCCTCACCCTCAACAATGCCACCCTGGAACAGGCCAACGCTAAGGGACAAACGGTCTGGAAAATCCAGGTGCGGGAAGCCCGCTATAGCCCCGATGGCAGGAATGCAACCCTAGTTGAGGTGAAAGGGGATTTTTACGAAAATGGCAAAGTGGTGCTCCAGGTGAAGGCGGACAAAGGGGAAATCATCGAAGATGGCAAAGCGCTATTCCTGCGGGAGAACATTGTTGCCCTTGACCCCCGTAATAAGGCGGTGTTGCGAGCCCAGGAAGTGGAGTGGCAGACGGAATCCAGCGTTTTAATTGCCCGCCAAAACCTAAAGGGGGAACATCCCGATTTAACTGTTACGGCCAAGGAGGGACGCTATGAAACCAAGGACCAAAGGTTAATCGTTTCCGGTGATGTGGTGGCGGTGACGGAACACAACACCAAGGGCCAGAATCAGCCCAAAGACCCCCGCCGCCTAGAGTTAAAAACCGATAGTGTTACTTGGGAAATTAACAAAGACCGGGTTTTTGGCGATCGCCCATTGACCCTAGTGCGCTTTGTGGATAAAACTGCCACCGACGAAGTAAAAAGCGACCGAGCGGAATTATTGCTCAAGAAACAGTTGGTACACTTAGCGGGCTTAAATCAGTTCAAATCCATCCAACCGCCGCTACAAATCGCCGCCGAACCCATTAGTTGGTCTTACCTAAATCGATTTGTCACCACCGACAATCCCATTAGCATTGTGGACTATGAACAACAAATTACAGTGCGGGGCAACCGCGGTTTTGTCAACTTGGCTGACGGGGTAGCAAAACTAGAACAGGGCACTAACACCACGAGTCAAACGCAACAATCCCAACTCTATGCCGATGAGCTAACCTACAATTTTGGTCCCCAGACATTGGAGGCCAAGGGCAACATCATCTATGAGCAACACAAGGGAGTTAAATTCAACCTCACTGGGGATTTAGCCCAGGGTTCTTTACCGGATAATAATGTGGTGGTAACCAGTACTAGCCCCGAAAGAGTAGTGACGGAAATTTTCCCCAATCAGTAG